Genomic window (Mya arenaria isolate MELC-2E11 chromosome 16, ASM2691426v1):
AATACGTAATTTTGCAGCCTGTGCTGAAGTAAAACATTGGGTTATCGCGTTTGTCACTGTAATTACATTTGTTAAGTTGATTGCATTCAATCTCTTAGACAACAGCTACCTGCAGCCGGCCAATCATAGGCCTGaaaaagtgtttgataaatctcACACACAACTGTTTTTCTGTCTGATATTTCAACTGGTCAATCTCGTGCAAATCGTGCACCTACTTATTTACAAGGACGTTCTTAATACTAGAAATGTTTGTATCCTGTGTTTTCCTGACATTTCTCTCAAACAAATGTATGGTATCGGACTgaaaaacaagcaatacactttctgttgtctaagtcggatagatcacgagtagcTACGCTCGCTTATAAATTCCATATCAAATGgctactcgtgatctatccTATACGTACTACTGCGAAGAACAAACATAGTTTAGAACGTACAGCTTACTTACTCGAAGCAACCTTATGCCTTAAACCACCTTAACGTTCCCTTAGCGAAACTTATCGCATGGACCAAACCATCGTAAATTAGGTTTATACTAATAATATCATCTAAGCTTTAGAGATCCGTTAATATcatatgaatgtaaatatcgcttagtttaatacatttttcaataattacgATAATTAATTgcttattgtttataaaacgtATTACAGAATGTACCTTAGAACAACTGAATATGCACTTTTGCTTGCATTTATTGTGATTATAATTGagttttatgtatattgtatccATTGTATGTAGAacgtttaataatttaaattgttaaggtcgtaaacatttgtatatgttCTTTGTTCTCAACATGATGTTtgatacagttttaaaaattcGAAAGGAAATACGAGGCTTTTTGATTAAAAGGTTCTGCTTATTTAATTGCCTGCTTATAGAGACcaccttttttgaaagatgGTTAGTTATGTACCACAACACTGATACTGTGAGGGCAATGCCACTATTAAAATGcatcaaaataaatcaaagcCAAGGTTAACAtaggaataaaacaaatagggCCGTAATTCACCATTTATATCATAAGTCTGTCTTTTAGACTCCAAACCGAAACTGAAAATTtttaattctttgaaaaatCAAAGCAAAGTGTTCATGACGAAATTGCTGTGGATGCCGGAAAGGActtgttttaacatgtttttgttaaccTTTTGTCAAAGGAGTTATATCGATGCCTTTTTAGATAATTAAAGTGCAATCGATGACGGTGTGAAACATAActttaacacaaaacatatgtacaCAAGTATATAACTATTCAGTTGTATAAACTTACTAACTAGATGAAGGTTTACCACtgatttaacatttgttttccaaTGCTAATCACACTGAATAATTGTGGTTTAACATGAGCGGGATATAGATTACACTTGTCACACCAGCACTTGTTGCATATTTATGAACAAGAGTGGAGAAAGGACtacgttttacatatatttaacaaacagaaaggtaaaattgcttaaaattaaCAGTGCACACACAAATAAACTATATCTCTAGTAGCCAAGTTTGTGCAAATGTTGACTTTATCGAACATAAGGACATAACTTCGAATGTACACAAAAACGAACACTACATGATACCAACAACAATAAGTTTAGCATGAAAAATGTTAGTCATATATGAATTGTTTTAGAGTTTAAATGATCAATGCATTTAAATCAATGCCAATTAAGATATTCAAGAACACATTCCCAGTGTAACCAATATAAACAAAGAAGACCGGATGGTTATAGCTTAAACAATGTCTCTATTCGAAGGTATAATAATTAGGTCAGCTTAATTCCAATGTTTTGGAAGTCTTCGGCTTTGCAGCAACCAAAGGGCCTTTAATGATCGGAGGTTGTTTTACGATTAACAGGCAATATTACCTTCATACTTCTGGTGCTCCGATTAAGTACTAGCAAAGTGTCTAACActtcatagaaaatatttaatgttagcCATCCAGCATAAGTATGCCAATAAGGGTTAGtgtaatttagataaaaaaagtttgtatGAACAACAACAGCTACTATTTTGATACGATATGATAAATGgtgaaaggaaaaaaatattttaccaaaattataaagcaattttataaaaaaacaaagaaacatactGCCTGCATTAAAACAGAtctcaatgaagttttatttcaaccacaacattttgtaacattaaattaaatcttGCAAATTGTTTGCATTAATTTGTGTTGCCTTACCTTAGTCATTGTGTTAAGTACTGCAACGATACAGAAATGCTGCTTTAATCCCATTGTGTTCAATAATAACACAAGGAAGGGCTGTGATTCACAATGGTAATATGCACAACAGGAAGATTTTAATATAACAGAAGACAAAACTATAAGTTTTGTTTCGGTTTCAGCCACATATTGTTTCAGAATAATATAAAGCCTTATCAAGTCTTCATTTCAGTTATATGTCGCAATGGAGACCTTCTTGTATAGACTTAATgctgtatttgtttatgttacaTTGGTGTTTCACTGTTGCAAAGGTATGATTAATACGTTTTTTTCATTACACATTTcatgttgtgttttatatttccgaaataattttaaacttttaaatacgaaatttttaatttcctttgttttgtcgtaactattattatttgctgAATATTATTCGCATTACTTGCTGCTAATACATCTTCACAATAACTTAAAGCGAGTAACTGTTATCACTTATCTCCTAACCAATAATACTTTACTTTCCTtgacaattgttttgaaaaatcattaaacaatgcggttatttaatttaaaacaacttttataaaaacactTGTAGTGTTTTTAATGAACCTCGTGGACGCATAATGCGACAAAATTGACTCCCTCCCCCCTCAAATCTGACAAACGCTATTCCATTATAACCAAATCCGGTAAAAATATTTCTGggcattatatttaataattatatgaaaaccAACCTTACCACCCACAAGGAgttttaaagttaaacaaaacGTGTCCTCTATTGCCATTCttatgcattaattgtacatttattttttaaaggttttgacTTGTTAGACgtaaataattgtcaatttcTTCAATAACGATCTATGTTCTTAAATTGCCTGTCATTCAATAGTATCCGATATGTAATCGGAgagaagaaatgaaaatgaaacatattgttttttataaagaacACTGACGGTAACACCTTCATCGGTCAGCTTTctgaaaaaaaaggttttgtagGCTACATCGTTAGCAAACTTCTTAATGCTGCAAATAGTCAAAAATTGCTGTGCGATGAATAAGAACAAACActacattttaagcaaatttctAAATGCTGCAAGTATTCTTATATTGTTAAACGATAagatgaatttaaaataatacctaGTCTTTcttaatgttacaaatattcaagaattgacgatcaaaatattttgaaaaacaccCCATTAGTAAACTTGTAAATGCTGCAAATATTTTGGTATTGTCATAAAACTAAAGAGGTTTGAAAACTAACTCATTAGTCACTTTTAAAATGCTGCAAATATTGTAATActgttgaaatatttatcttgaattGTGACGATGTGCGTCTCTAGTTGGTTGTCTGTTTGGTTAGACTCCTGGTGTATTCAACAATGCAAGGTGAACTCTAACTTTCATTTGTAAAGTTCTAACAGTTAGTCTTTTGCTCAGCGCCTGGTAGGTTTTAACCTTGATTCTTTCGCTCAGCTACTAATAGGTTTTAACCTTCATTCATTCGCTCAGCGCCTGATAGGTTCTAACCGTGGTTCTTTCGCTAAGCGCCTGATAGGTTCTAACCGTGATTCTTTCGCTCAGCGCCTGATAGGTTCTAACCTTGATTCTTTCGCTCAGCGCCTGATAGGTTCTAACCGTGATTCTTTCGCTCAGCGCCTGATAGGTTCTAACCGTGATTCTTTCGCTCAGCGCCTGATAGGTTCTAACCTTGATTCTTTCGCTCAGCGCCTGATAGGTTCTAGCCTTGATTCTTTTGCTCAGCACCTGAAAGGTTTTAACCGTGAGTCTTTCGCTCCGCTACTACTAGGTTCTAACCTTCATTCATTCGCTCAGCGCCTGATAGTTTCTAACCCTGATTCTTTCGCTCAGCGCCTGATAGTTTCTAACCCTGATTATTTCGCTCATCGCCTGATAGGTTCTAACCTTCATTCTTTCGCTCAGCGCCTGATAAGTTCTAACCTTCATTCTTTCGCTCATCGCCTGATAGGTTCTAACCTTCATTCTTTCGCTCAGCGCCTGATAGGTTCTAACCTTCATTCTTTCGCTCATCGCCTGATAGGTTCTAACCTTCATTCTTTCGCTCAGCGCCTGATAGTTTCTAACCCTGATTCTTTCGCTCATCGCCTGATAGGTTCTCACCTTCATTCTTTCGCTCAGCTACTAATAGGTTTTaaccttgattttttttctctcagCGCCCGTAAGGTTTTGACCGTTAGTCTTTCGCAAAGCGCCTGATAGGTTCTAACCGTGAGTCTTTCGCTTAGCGCCTTATAGGTTCTTACCGTGATTCCTTCGCTCAGCGCCTAAAAGGTTATAACCTTCATTCATTCGCTCAGCGCCTGATAGGTTCATACCTTGATTATTTCACCCAGCGCCTGATAGGTTCTAACCTTGATTCTTTCGCTTAGCGCCTGATAGGTTCTAACCGTGAGTCTTTCGCTCAGCGCCTGATAGGTTCTAACCGTGATTCTTTCGCTCAGCGCCTAATAGGTTCTGACCTTGTGTCTTTCGCTCAACGCCTAATAGGTTCTGACCTTGTGTCTTTCGCTCATCGCCTGATAAGTTATAACCGTGATTCTTTCGCTCAGCGCCTAAAAGGTTCTGACCTTGTGTCTTTCGCTCAGCGCCTAATAGGTTCTAACCTTGATTCCTTCGCTCAGCGCTTAGTAGGTTTTAACCGTGAGTCTTTCGCTAAGCGCATGATAGGTTCTAACCTTGATTCTTTCGCTTAGCGCCTGATAGGTTCTAACCGTGATTCTTTCGCTCAGCGCCTGATAGGTTCTAACCGTGAGTCTTTTGCTCAGCGCCTGATAGGTTCTAACCGTGATTCATTCGCTCAGCGCCTATTAGGTTATAACTTTGATTCTTTCGCTCAGCGCCTGATATGTTCATACAGTGATTCTTTCGCTCAGGGTCTGATAGGTTCTACCCATGAGTCTTTCGCTCAACGCCTGAGGAGTGTTCCGGTCAGCGATTGTAGGGTTCCAACCGTTTGCCTTTTGCTCAGCACTTGTTAGGTTTATCCGTGTGTCTTCCGGTTAGCGATTGTAAGGATCCAACCGTGTGCCTTTCGCTCAGCGATTGTTGGTTTTTAACCGTGTGTCTTCCGGTAAGCGATTGTAAGGATCCCACCGTGTGTCTTTCGCTCAGCGATTATTAGTTTTTAACCGTGTGTCTTCCGGTAAGCGTTTGTAAGGATCCCACCATGTGCCTTTCGCTCATCGATTGTTAGTTTTTAACAGTGTGTCTTCCGGTAAGCGATTGTAAGGATCCCACCGTGAGTCTTTCGCTCAGCGCTTGTTGGGTTTTAACCGTGAGTCTTTCGCTCAGCGCTTGTTGGGTTTTAACCGTGAGTCTTTCGCTCAGCGCTTGTTAGGTTTTAACCGTGTGTCTTCCGCTCAGCGCTTGTTGGGTTTTAACCGTGAGTCTTTCGCTCAGCGCTTGTTAGGTTTTAACCGTGAGTCTTTCGCTCAGCGCTTGTTAGGTTTTAACCGTGAGTCTTTCGCTGAGCGCTTGTTGGGTTTTAACCGTGAGTCTTTCGCTCAGCGCTTGTTAGGTTTTAACCGTGAGTCTTTCGCTCAGCGCTTGTTAGGTTTTAACCGTGAGTCCTTCGCTCAGCGCTTGTTGGGTTTTAACCGTGAGTCTTTCGCTCAGCGCTTGTTAGGTTTTAACCGTGAGTCTTTCGCTCAGCGCTTGTTGGGTTTTAACCGTGAGTCTTTCGCTCAGCGCTTGTTAGGTTTTAACCGTGAGTCTTCCGCTCAGCGCTTGTTGGGTTTTAACCGTGAGTCTTTCGCTCAGCGCTTGTTAGGTTTTAACCGTGAGTCTTCCGCTCAGCGTTTGTTGGGTTTTAACCGTGAGTCTTTCGCTCAGCGCTTGTTGGGTTTTAACCGCGAGTCTTTCGCTCAGCGCTTGTTAGGTTTTAACCGTGAGTCTTTCGCTCAGCGCTTGTTGGGTTTTAACCGTGAGTCTTTCGCTCAGCGCTTGTTAGGTTTTAACCGTGAGTCTTTCGCTCAGCGCTTGTTAGGTTTTAACAGTGTGTCTTCCGGTAAGCGATTGTAAGGATCCCACCGTGAGTCTTTCGCTCAGCGCTTGTTGGGTTTTAACCGTGAGTCTTTCGCTCAGCGCTTGTTAGGTTTTAACCGTGAGTCTTTCGCTCAGCGTTTGTTGGGTTTTAACCGTGAGTCTTTCGCTCAGCGCTTGTTAGGTTTTAACCGTGAATCAATCGCTCAGCGCTTGTTGGGTTTTAACCGTGAGTCTTTCGCTCAGCGCTTGTTGGGTTTTAACCGTGAGTCTTTCGCTCAGCGCTTGTTGGGTTTTAACAGTGAGTCTTTCGCTCAGCGCTTGTTAGGTTTTAACAGTGTGTCTTCCGGTAAGCGATTGTAAGGATCCCACCGTGAGTCTTTCGCTCAGCGCTTGTTGGGTTTTAACCGTGAGTCTTTCGCTCAGCGCTTGTTGGGTTTTAACCGTGAGTCTTTCGCTCAGAGCTTGTTAGGTTTTAACCGTGTGTCTTCCGCTTAGTGGTTGTAAGGATCCAACTGTGAGTCTTTCGCTCAGCGGTGCCTATTGGATTCTAATTTGATCCCTTATAACTCAAATATGATGTGAAGTAAACTGATTCATTTTCAGAGGATGTTGTAACCACAttaatacaacattatatatatttattttaaaagcacaCTATGTCAGATTCCTTGGTACGTTACAACTAAAACAGCCCGACGGTGGTGTAGATGTGTTAAGATTGAGAACGCTTCTTCAAATACTAAAGCTTAGTTATGCACATAACTTATAGTTGTTATGCTTTTAATTCAGCCCAATATGGGGAAACATATGAGAACAAAATCATAAATAGATCTCAgagattaaatattttctgctgGATAATGCAAcattgatttaatgaaaaaatagcgGTGAGTGTATTGTACAGGGGAAACCTGTTACTATTTTTATTCggaattttaatatatatatgaaacgCTTGGAAACacgtttttaatataaagtgaTGCttgttacaattaaatgtatagGAAATCTAATACGTATTACATAATCTAAAGGGACAGAACTGTTTTACATCAACAGTGTCATTCTGGGTAAAAAATGTATCGAATTACACTATTTCTTGCAATTTGTCACTATTAAATGCATGTGGATCAAATTTGCCTTTTCCTGGTTTCCACACTTTTTCGACGGTTAAAACATGGATGTTCTGCTTTCCGACAAATAAGATGAAAAATGACTGCTAGAACTTTTAATGTATGTAAAGATGTGCACAACTGTAACATTTAAGCCTTAAATGCTATTTGAGACCAAGTTAAGTTGAACAAACccgaaaaatgacatatttgGCCAAAGCGCTTTTTAATTACAGTCGCCCAGGCGCTTGGGTGCCAGAGAGTTACTAGAAATTGAAAAGCCACTTACAGACTGATATATGTGTGGATGAACTGACGGGGTtaacttatataaatttataattaataatagtgGTAAACACGTTTTTCTATGATTAGCTTCATCGCTGTTCCTGACGTTCCCGTTAAACCACATgattattttgcatataattttcttttattgcagAACAAAACGTCGCAGGTTTTCATCAAAAGGAAAGACATACGGTGTACATCCATGAAGGCGATGAACTCGTAAAAACGTGTTCTGAAACAGACAAACTTTTAAACTATACACGACATGCTTGGAGGAAATATGGAGCTATTCATACCTTAAAACATAACGAGCTTCATATCACAAATACAAGCCCCGGTGATACGGGAATATATGAATGTGTCGATTTAAATACATCGTCAGTGATTTTAGAAATGGATTTACATGTAATGtgtaagtagatttatacaaaGAGTTGATCTAGTCTTGTTTACTCATTCTTTTAATATAACTAAATAATGTACAAagataatatttgtataattgtgtGGAAATTATACAATTCGGATAAACTGGTATTACACAAATATAAGAGAAAatctttcttaaatgttgtttttttgcgaCTAAACTTTTATtgattatataaacatatcagcTTTCTTAGCAAAAAAAGCACTCGATTTTGAGCTGTATCAATGGCCTAATTTGCGTTTCATTTTTGtcgttgatgttgtttttgtcttttcatAGATACCTCGTTtataatatttgcattttcattacccaaacatatatttcaacacGTTATAGATGCACCGATACCGGACTCTACAACACCAATTAAATCAGAGTTCGGTGCTCCCGTATCTTCAAATGCTACATTGACATTTTATGCCGATGCTGTTCCTATTCCAAATGCCTCGGGTTATACCTGGAGTAGGTGTATTAACACGACAGAAGGGAAACAAATTGCCAATTCATCAGACGTTGAACGTTCGATGGTTTATAGGACATTGGTTGAAAACGATAAAATCACTATTCAGTCAAAAGGACTTGTTTCAAAGTTGACATTGCACAATATTACTATCATTGATTATGGAGAATACAAGCTGACTGTCCAAAATGGCATCGGAAGATCTTGGGAACAAAGTTACACAATTTGGAGAGAAGGTAGGCTGTAACAAAAGTCACTGTGATACAAGGTGCTGCCATATCTTGATATATTATCTGTACCCAGCAACAAATGACTGTTAGTTCAATGCATAGGATATATCCAAACATTTTCCCTTTCATGCTTTATCTTAAAATAATCCTAATTATTTTCTACCTTCATTGACAGTAACGGTACATTTGAAAGAGTTGTTTGTTATAATTACGCAGGTGTCTTCTTGTTGATTTGTCAACCTTAAAGCTAGTAGATCATAATATTATAGAAACGACGATAAACAAAAGTCGTTCGAAACTGAAATAATTCATAAGTATCCTTATCAATTATAGGTAGACCATCAATGCCGTCTGAGTTTGCCATTGTGGCTGGTTCAGCTACACATTCTTCGGTAGTGGTGTCGTGGAAAGGGGGAAGCAATGGGGGCTCTCGGCAAACCTTCCAAGTTGAGTACACAATTGTTGAACCAAACAAAGAAGTGTTCCATGCATCTGTTGAAGACACCGAACAGGAAAATGAAAACGCTACACTGACGCAATTATCCAGTAATACCGAGTATACTGTGAAAATGACGTCGTCGAACATACACGGAACGTCGGGTTACACTGACGAGATAAACTTCAGAACGATGCAAGGTAAGATATTTCTGTTTAAATCGATGTGTAAAAATGCGTGTAATGCATTGGCGCTTACTATCGAGTGCTACTCTGGAAATACATTTAGGTAATTTTCTAGATCATTCATTTAGATTTATATTCACAACTCCGTACTCTTAAATGagtatttctttattatacATCGCGATTATTTTCTGTTGAGCTTTTAATAGAATAACTGTTCTTTCGCTTATTGAGTATGTTTctaattataattttgattcAACTTACTTATATGCTTATTAATCAATTGGAGGACCAATCAAAACCTACACAAGAATGGCAAGTGTAGCTATCATGGCTTCATCAGCAAGTGGAGGCGCTCTGTTGCTTGTATCTGTTGTTCTGCTAATTGTGTGCATTCGACAAAGAAAGACGTCATCAGGTAAATATGAAGTGATGCAAAACAAAAAGGTTCTAATTGTCATGGCATAATGAAGCATATAGAGGTGTTTGTATTTCATCCCTCTCTACTATCTACTGCGTTCGTATGGAATGTAATATTTTGGTAAATGACAATACAAGGTATAATTTACGCTGACAGATACGATTATAGACTTCTTAAAAAAGAATCGTTAGATAAATGTATGGCTAGGTCCTCAGTTCAAAACTGGACCAATCTACAATAAATGATGCTCCATAATGGCTTTAGAATTTAAAACAGATGATCTTATTTTAGACACAACAAGGAGTGAACAGGATGTGTACTCACATTACGAAATTGCAGATAGAGTTAACATGGACAGAATGATTTCCGGTAAATATAATGAGTCTTTTATATAAGTACACTAATTtgcaacaaacatatatattaccttttgCTTATGGATAATAATAGCTGTCAGTTGCATCATCTTATGTTTGCTTTACATAAACATACACTTATATTTATCCAAATACTCATTCTCTTAGGATTCCCGTCCCATCATTGTATTTTCGGTCAAGGTAATCGTTAACGTACGTCCCGTTCACTCCATATGGCAGTTTTAACACGCTTGTTCTAAGCgaaattacatatttataattcaaacttgattttattgtttgtgttcCTTCCTTCCATCTTAAAAAGACTGGAATCTGCCGCTATTAGAAcagttaaaatatgttcatgagGCAATTTTattcttaagcttttcaatgatttttttaaggtTGAAACAATCTGTTTTGAATCACATAAAATAACCTGTTTAGTTTCGTTGCTTTTATCGCTAAAAATAAGAGTACAACGGATATTACAAGGTCAAACAATATTGATCGAAGGAACTGTTTATTTGTTGAGTAAACCCGTACcgtaaaatattgcaattatatatgttttgtttacagcCGAAAACCACGGAACTGCAGGGACTGGAAATGGTAACGGGTAAGGATATAGAACAATTATTTTGACGAAACATTTAAGATCTTTAATGACTATTTCAGACATTACAAATATAggtaaatacattttcaacTTTGAATTAATCATTAGACACTTCAGGAACAAGCCCAGTTGTCAATAACTTGAAAGAATACCCCGTTATGAGGCAAGGTATTAGGGTCTTACGTGGGATACACAGCGTAACAAAACCACACTTACAGACAAAACATCTTGATGCTTTCATGATTGGGTTGTTAGAACTATGAAAACATGAAGGGAATAGCGAAACAATTGCGCATGCGCTGTATAGTGGTAAGGGAGGTGACTGTTGATCCAGGTCTAAGAGGTTCGACCCCCCATTTTGGcactaacaaatataaaatgcatcTGTCGGGGACGTTTAGCTAGTGGTCGTCCAAGAGTGATATTCCTGAGTACACGTTTACGAAATAGGTTAGCTTTAACCAGGGTAACATCCCGGCTTTAAGAAATGATCAATTATCTGACAACACAAACTGTTATTAGAAATGAATATTATCCAAAATTGCCCATTAcaggaaatatataaaaacaaaacataactaCTGTTGTCGGTCTAGATAaactttatatcaaaataagttGTCTGACtcgtttaaataaaatcatctGGCCTGTTGAAATACTATATTTTAGATTTAACAGCAGTACCAATGAACAACAAGACATGTACTATTTACACCCTCAACACCAACAGCGATACGGTATGTGTACCATATTGGATAGTTTATACTATTGACTTGACAGTATGGAAGCTgctaattatacatgtatgcaaaacTGTTATACACTTTCgaaatttatgttaaagataTATTAAGAAGATTTAATTCTAGTTATAAGTATTGGCTTGTTAAAAGGGAATTGTAGATTAAATATTTGGCTAGGTTTTCAATTCAAAACTTCGCGAATGTTTAACATCTTTCCAAACTAAAACTGATAACATCAATCAAAGCTCCAAAATGACATtggtatataaatgtaacttttATGTTTCTAGAAACACCCATTGATCGTCAGGTTATTTACTCACATTACGCAACAGCAGAAACAACAAACA
Coding sequences:
- the LOC128221385 gene encoding uncharacterized protein LOC128221385, with the protein product MDLHVMYAPIPDSTTPIKSEFGAPVSSNATLTFYADAVPIPNASGYTWSRCINTTEGKQIANSSDVERSMVYRTLVENDKITIQSKGLVSKLTLHNITIIDYGEYKLTVQNGIGRSWEQSYTIWREGRPSMPSEFAIVAGSATHSSVVVSWKGGSNGGSRQTFQVEYTIVEPNKEVFHASVEDTEQENENATLTQLSSNTEYTVKMTSSNIHGTSGYTDEINFRTMQGPIKTYTRMASVAIMASSASGGALLLVSVVLLIVCIRQRKTSSDTTRSEQDVYSHYEIADRVNMDRMISAENHGTAGTGNGNGFNSSTNEQQDMYYLHPQHQQRYETPIDRQVIYSHYATAETTNMDKRSSSAKCIIL